The genomic stretch CCATTTTGGAACTAACTGCCTCGGATGGCAAGTCATACAAAACCAAAACATACAATTTGGACGCTATCATTTCTGTAGGCTATCGTGTCAACAGCAAAAATGCCACTTTGTTCCGCCGTTGGGCAAGCCAAGTTTTAAAAGATTATTTATTAAAAGGTCATGTCATCAACCAACGCATCAGCAACCTTGAACAAAGGGTGGATGCAAAGTTTCTTTCTTATGATATGCAACTGACCAGATTAAATGAGAAAGTAGATTTTTTTGTCCGCACCTCTCTCCCTCCGGTCGAAGGAATTTTCTTTGACGGACAGATTTTCGACGCATACGCTTTCGCCACGAACCTTATCAAATCCGCCAAGAATTCCCTTATCCTGATAGACAACTATATAGATGAAAGCACACTTCTCATGCTTTCCAAACGCACAACAGGAGTAGATGCCACCATCTATACACAACGAATCACACCGCAACTTCAACTAGACCTTACCCGACACAACAATCAATATCCACCTATAAACATAAGAACCTACCGCCAGGCACATGACCGTTTTCTTATTATAGACCAATCCGACGTATATCACATCGGAGCCTCTTTGAAAGATTTGGGAAAGAAACTATTTGCCTTCTCCAAAATGGATATCCCAGCATCTATCCTCACAAAACTGCTATAAAGATGAAAGAAGCAGAACCCAATAATAAAGTCCTACTAGGCATGAGCGGAGGAACAGACAGTTCCGTAGCCGCCCTTCTATTGCAGGATGCAGGATACGAGGTAACCGGCATCACCTTCCGTTTTTATGAAAAAGGAAATGATACAGAGTATCTGGAGGATGCCCGCACTTTATGTGAACGTCTGGGCATCCCCCATCTCACATACGATGTTCGTGGCACCTTCCGGAAAACCATCATTGACTATTTCATCAACGAATATATGGCAGGTCATACCCCGGTTCCCTGTACTTTATGCAACAACTACCTGAAATGGCCTCTTTTGAAGAGAATATCCGATGAAATGGGGATCTATCACTTCGCTACAGGACATTATGTACGCCGACGCCTCATCAATGGATACTATCACATCACTACCGGTGCCGACCCGGATAAAGACCAATCCTTTTTCCTATGGGGGCTGCCACAAGAAATCCTGCAACGTATGCTTCTCCCTATGGGCAACCTGACTAAAGCCCGTGTCCGTGAGATCGCGGCAGAGCGTGGTTTTCTGAAAGCCGCCCATAAACGGGACAGTCTGGGAGTCTGCTTCTGCCCCATGGACTACCGCACATTCCTGCATAAGGAATTGCCTGAAGGAAGTATCCTACCGGGTAAATTCTTCGATGAAATGGGGAATTTTATCGCACGGCACAAAGGTTATCCTTTCTATACCATCGGCCAGCGGAGAGGATTGGACATAGATCTTAACCGAGCTGTCTTTGTCAAAGAAATCATTCCGGCAGAAAACAAAGTCATACTAAGCGACTTGAAAGCACTGGAAAAAACAGAAATGAGACTGAAAGAATGGCGCATCACCAATCCCGCTTTATTACTAAATAAGGACGACATCATCGTCAAAATACGCTATCGGAAACAAGCAAACCGCTGCACAGTAACCCTGCAACCGGATAACACCCTGCATGTACAACTGCATGAGCCGCTGACAGCCATTGCCCCGGGACAAGCAGCCGCTTTTTATAGGGATGATGTAGTACTGGGTGGGGGCATTATCATCTAATTCCAGACACTTTCAAATCATATTTCGGCCCTCTTTTTTGCTGCTTCAAGATTTTCTTGATAACTTTCCGTCGTTTTTCACCTTCAGGTCGAGAAACCGGAAAGTGAAAATAGAGATGTATCCGAATCAAACCTTAAATAGATAGAGATGAAAAGTAGAAATTATGCAGGCATATCCTTACTTGCCTCATTAGCCGCTTGTAACTCTGCAACAGCAGAAACCGTTCAAAAAAACAGTACGCAAGACCCGAAAAAGCCCAATGTTATCGTTATTCTGGCAGATGACCTGGGATATGGAGATTTAAAATGTTACGGAGCCAAGAATGTAGAAACTCCCCATGTTGACAAACTGGCATCGGAAGGCATCCGTTTTACTAATGCACATACTGTAGCCGCTACCAGCACCCCATCCCGCTACTCCTTGCTGACAGGAGAATATGCATGGCGCAGACCGGATACGGATATTGCCGCAGGAGATGTAAAAATGATTATCCGTCCCGAACAATACACCATGGCAGATATGTTTAAAAGTGCCGGATATGCTACAGCCGCTATCGGCAAATGGCATCTGGGACTAGGAGACAAGACAGGCGGACAGGATTGGAATGCTCCTTTACCAGCCGCTTTGGGTGACTTAGGCTTTGACTATCACTATATCATGGCCGCTACAGCCGACCGTGTACCTTGTGTATTTATAGAAAACGGCAAGGTAGCCAACTATGATCCGTCCGATCCTATAGAAGTGAGTTACACCAAGAACTTTCCGGGAGAACCGACCGGAAAAGATAATCCCGAACTACTGTATAACCTACATCCCAGCAACGGACATGACATGTCCATCGTCAATGGCATCAGCCGCATCGGATTTATGAAAGGGGGTGGAAAGGCACTTTGGAAAGATGAGAACATTGCCGATTCCATCGCCGTTCATGCCATCGATTTTATCAAACAGCATAAAGACGAGCCTTTCTTTATGTATTTTGCGACCAATGATGTACACGTTCCCCGTTTTCCTCATGACCGCTTCCGTGGAAAGAATCCTATGGGACTACGCGGAGACGCAATCGCCCAATTCGACTGGACGGTAGGCCAGCTGATGGAAACATTGGACCAACTTGGACTAACTGAAAACACGCTGATTATTCTATCCAGCGACAATGGGCCGGTTGTAGACGACGGATATAAGGACAAGGCAGAAGAGCTGTTGAACGGACATACACCTTCCGGTCCATGGAGAGGGAACAAATACAGCGCTTTCGAGGGTGGAACAGCCGTTCCGGTCATCGTCCGCTGGCCACAGAAGATAAAAAAGGCAGGAGACTCGGACGTATTAATGTCACAGATTGACTGGCTAGCCTCTTTAGGAGCTTTGGTCAACGCCAGATTACCTAAAGGCAGCGCTCCGGACAGCTATGACCGTTTAGGGAATTTGATAGGAACCGATAAGACAGACCGCCCATGGATTGTGGAACAATCCATGAACCACACGTTGTCCGTCCGTACCAAAGACTGGAAATACATTGAACCGAATGATGATCCGACCACTTTCATGAAGGCAGAAAAAATAGAGACCGGAAACCTGAACGTCCCCCAGTTATATGAAATGGAAAAGGTGAACGAACAAGAGAATGTAGCAGAAAAGTATCCTAAGAAAGTATTTGAGTTGCAGACAATTCTGAGGCAAGTACGCAATAAGAGAATAAAGATGTAAACAGGACTCATCCAATAAGAGGATATTTCAAAAGTTCGAAGTAACTATCAAATGTTCCACCGTAGGGGCAGACCCATGAGTCCGCCCCTACAACATAACGACAACAAAAATCACTTTTAACACATTTACATAAAGTACAAAAACATTCCGTCACAGCAACTCACTCATTACCAACCACTTTCTGTGTAATAGTCTTTCAAATCCTCCTCAATCGGTATGCCGGTGACGAAATAAATCTGCTTCGGGGATTCTCTCGGACAGAATGTAAAATCACCCCCTCGTTACCTCCCGGCAACTCGTAGGCATCATAAGAACCTATTCTCATCTTATCTTCACCTCACTCCATTTGATATTTCACCAAGGTGAAGCAATTATTCCACCTAGGTGAAAGCGGCTGTTCACCTAAGTGAAGCTACCTCTTCACCTTAGTGAATCAACGAACGCACCCGAACAAAAATACGCCTTATGACGCTCCCCTGCAAGGGAACAACCGTAGCTATGACACAGGAATTAGAACAACCGATATCCGTCAAACCAGATTTGGCAGCAGAAAATGGCAAACCGTTTCAGGGGGATTTAGAATGTATTTGCACAACATATCACTGATTTACAGCAAAATGCTGCGCATAATCCAAGATGATAATATACGTATAATCAAAAAAAACTCCCTTGGTACAACCAAGGGAGGCAGGTATACATTTCCTTTAAAAGTTCCGGATGCAGTTGGGATTATAAAGCAGCCCTTCGGCTGCTTTATGTTTCTCTATCCTCTGTGTTAGTATTTAAAAGAATGAT from Phocaeicola dorei encodes the following:
- the mnmA gene encoding tRNA 2-thiouridine(34) synthase MnmA, with translation MKEAEPNNKVLLGMSGGTDSSVAALLLQDAGYEVTGITFRFYEKGNDTEYLEDARTLCERLGIPHLTYDVRGTFRKTIIDYFINEYMAGHTPVPCTLCNNYLKWPLLKRISDEMGIYHFATGHYVRRRLINGYYHITTGADPDKDQSFFLWGLPQEILQRMLLPMGNLTKARVREIAAERGFLKAAHKRDSLGVCFCPMDYRTFLHKELPEGSILPGKFFDEMGNFIARHKGYPFYTIGQRRGLDIDLNRAVFVKEIIPAENKVILSDLKALEKTEMRLKEWRITNPALLLNKDDIIVKIRYRKQANRCTVTLQPDNTLHVQLHEPLTAIAPGQAAAFYRDDVVLGGGIII
- a CDS encoding sulfatase family protein; amino-acid sequence: MKSRNYAGISLLASLAACNSATAETVQKNSTQDPKKPNVIVILADDLGYGDLKCYGAKNVETPHVDKLASEGIRFTNAHTVAATSTPSRYSLLTGEYAWRRPDTDIAAGDVKMIIRPEQYTMADMFKSAGYATAAIGKWHLGLGDKTGGQDWNAPLPAALGDLGFDYHYIMAATADRVPCVFIENGKVANYDPSDPIEVSYTKNFPGEPTGKDNPELLYNLHPSNGHDMSIVNGISRIGFMKGGGKALWKDENIADSIAVHAIDFIKQHKDEPFFMYFATNDVHVPRFPHDRFRGKNPMGLRGDAIAQFDWTVGQLMETLDQLGLTENTLIILSSDNGPVVDDGYKDKAEELLNGHTPSGPWRGNKYSAFEGGTAVPVIVRWPQKIKKAGDSDVLMSQIDWLASLGALVNARLPKGSAPDSYDRLGNLIGTDKTDRPWIVEQSMNHTLSVRTKDWKYIEPNDDPTTFMKAEKIETGNLNVPQLYEMEKVNEQENVAEKYPKKVFELQTILRQVRNKRIKM
- the rhuM gene encoding RhuM family protein, whose translation is MEQQGEIILYQPDESVRMEVRIEDETVWLTQAQIAELFETKRQAITKHLKNIFQSGELNENSVCSILELTASDGKSYKTKTYNLDAIISVGYRVNSKNATLFRRWASQVLKDYLLKGHVINQRISNLEQRVDAKFLSYDMQLTRLNEKVDFFVRTSLPPVEGIFFDGQIFDAYAFATNLIKSAKNSLILIDNYIDESTLLMLSKRTTGVDATIYTQRITPQLQLDLTRHNNQYPPINIRTYRQAHDRFLIIDQSDVYHIGASLKDLGKKLFAFSKMDIPASILTKLL